Proteins found in one Miscanthus floridulus cultivar M001 chromosome 4, ASM1932011v1, whole genome shotgun sequence genomic segment:
- the LOC136549821 gene encoding protein TIFY 6b-like, translating into MERDFLAAIGKEQQHPHKEKAAGAEESAYFGGAGAAAPAMDWSFASKPGAAPALMSFRSAAREEPSFPQFSSSFDGVKNPAPRILTHQRSFGPDSTQYGAVHRAQPPQHALNGARVIPVSSPFNHNNPMFRVQSSPSLPNSTAFKQPPFAINNTAASSTVGFYGTRDAVRPKTAQLTIFYAGSVNVFDNVSAEKAQELMFLASRGSLPSSAPVARKPEAPIFAPAKVTVPEVLPAKQILFHRPQHVSSPPSAISKPIPGILQAATLPRSASSSNLDSPVPKSSVPLAVPPVSQAPAALPATLATTTAAAIMPRAVPQARKASLARFLEKRKERVTTAAPYPSAKSPLESSDTYGSGSANDKSSCTDIALSSNHEESLCLGQPRNISFSQESPSTKLQM; encoded by the exons ATGGAGAGGGACTTCCTGGCCGCGATCGGCAAGGAGCAGCAGCACCCGCACAAGGAGAAGGCAGCTGGCGCGGAGGAATCAG CTTACTtcggaggagcaggagcagcagctcCGGCAATGGACTGGTCCTTCGCTAGCAAGCCCGGCGCCGCCCCGGCGTTGATGTCGTTCCGGTCGGCGGCCAGGGAGGAGCCTTCGTTCCCCCAGTTCTCCTCCTCCTTCGACGGTGTCAAGAACCCGGCCCCTCGTATCCTCACGCACCAG AGATCTTTCGGGCCCGACAGCACGCAGTACGGCGCCGTGCACCGTGCGCAGCCGCCGCAGCATGCGCTGAACGGGGCTAGAGTCATTCCGGTCTCGTCGCCGTTCAACCACAACAATCCGATGTTCAGGGTCCAGAGCTCGCCTAGCCTTCCGAATAGTACTGCGTTCAAGCAGCCGCCTTTTGCCATCAACAACACCGCGGCCAGTTCTACTGTGGGTTTCTATGGAACAAG GGATGCGGTGAGGCCAAAGACGGCGCAGTTGACAATCTTCTATGCCGGTTCTGTCAATGTATTCGACAACGTCTCAGCTGAGAAG GCTCAGGAGCTCATGTTCTTAGCCAGCAGAGGATCTCTTCCAAGCTCAGCCCCTGTTGCCCGCAAACCAGAAGCTCCTATTTTCGCTCCAGCAAAAGTCACAGTGCCTGAGGTTTTGCCTGCAAAGCAGATACTATTTCATAGACCACAGCATGTTTCGTCGCCTCCATCTGCCATCTCCAAACCAATCCCTGGCATCTTGCAAGCTGCAACTCTCCCCAGGAGCGCCTCTAGCTCTAACCTTGACTCCCCAGTTCCGAAATCTTCTGTCCCATTAGCTGTTCCTCCCGTGAGTCAGGCTCCGGCAGCTCTGCCTGCAACACTTGCCACTACTACTGCAGCAGCAATAATGCCTAGAG CTGTCCCTCAAGCTAGAAAGGCGTCCCTTGCTCGATTCTTGGAGAAAAGAAAGGAAAG GGTGACAACTGCTGCGCCTTACCCATCAGCCAAGAGCCCGTTGGAGAGCAGTGACACGTATGGCAGTGGGAGCGCCAACGACAAGTCATCATGCACGGACATTGCCCTCTCAAGCAACCATGAAGAGTCCCTATGTTTAGGGCAGCCCAGGAACATCAGCTTCAGCCAAGAGTCCCCCAGTACAAAACTACAGATGTGA